The DNA sequence ATTGGGTGCTCCAGCTTCGGTCAAGCCTTTTCCGCAAAAACAGGCCTAAGGCTTGCTTCGCGAAACCCCTTTCAGGAGATCAGTGATCACGCAGGACTTTGAGCAAGCCGAGGGGCGGAGTGGCCTCACGTTAGAACCCTTGGTGGCCTTGAAACATGGGCACATAGGGAGGGGGAGGCCGGCTTTCGGTCGGGAATGGGAGCCCGTGCATTGGCACAAAAAGTGCACGAAAATTAACCACGGAGCAGTGTCGATCATGGATAACCAGCAAGATTCAGGGGAATTTATGGACGATCGCGGGGCAGGACAGCCACCAGGGAAAATCTTGGCGGTCGATGACGATCCCGAAGCGCTCGAGATCCTCGTATCCAGCTTAGAGGGTGCAGGATTTAGAGTCTTGACCGCCACGAGCGGTGAGGAAGCGCTCCAGACGGTCGCGAAGGACACTCCAGACTTGATCCTCCTCGACCTCATGATGCCGGGCATGAACGGCCACGACCTGTTACGGGAACTGAAAGCCAACAAGGAGACGAGCGACACCCCCGTTGTGGTCATTACCGCCCTCGACCAAGTCGAGGAGAAGGAAAAGGCTAAAGAAGGGGGCGCTGACGACTTTCTGGGAAAGCCAATCGCACGGAGTGAACTCCTCATCCGGGTTCGGACATTTCTCAGAGTGAAGCGGTTGCGGCAGGAGCTGGAACGCACCCTCCTCTACCTGCACGAGATCGAGGCGGCTCGACGTGGGGATGGGGCCGCTCAAGATTCCACCAGGGCGGATCCGACGCGCCCCCCCTTGGCTACCATCCTCATTATTGAGGACGAGCTGTTGGAACGGGCGATCTATGGTGACCTCCTCCGAGAGCACGGGTATAACGTCCTCACCGCAGCCACGGGCGCTCAGGCCCTCGAGGTCTTGCAGCTGAAACCGGTCGACATCGTCTTAGTCGATCTTGTCCTGCCGGGCGTGCCGGGCCTCGAGCTGATCGAGCGATTGAGAACGACCACGCCCGAGACGCCAGTCATCGTGGTTACCGCTCATCCGTCCTCCCATAACGTCATTACGGCGCTGAAGCTGGGAGCCTTTGACTTCATTGTGAAGGGGTTCAAAAACGAGGTCATGCTCCATTCCGTGAAACGGGCACTAGAAATGCGGCGGCTTGAGCTCCGCCACCAAGCCTTAGTTCACGATCTCCGGACGAAAGTGAATCGGCTTCTTGAGGAGCAGGTGTAGCGCCCCCCTTGTGGTTGCCCTCCAAGGATCCCTTTGTTATACTCTGACCACTCTCGCCTGAGGTGTACGATGTCTTCGGACAACGAGGTAGCCCTTGATGGACATCTGCCCTGGATGGAAATCGCCCTCGGGGAGGCGCGACGGGCGGGCGGGGAGGGTGAGGTCCCAGTGGGTGCCGCGTTGGTCCAGGATGGTGCCGTCCTGGCCACAGCCCATAATCGTCCCATCGCCCTCCGGGATCCGACCGCTCATGCCGAGATGCTGGTCCTCCGGGCGGCTGGGCAGCGGGTTGGGAATTATCGGTTTCCCGAGGCAATCCTGTATGTCACCTTGGAGCCGTGTGTGATGTGCGCCGGCGCGTTGCTGCACGCCCGGGTGGGATGTCTGGTTTATGGGGCCGCCGATCCACGTGGCGGCGCCGTGGAGAGTTTGTACCGCATCTTGGAGGACGCGCGTCTCCCTCACCGGGTTCGGGTGGTCGGCGGGGTGCAGGCGGAGGAGTCTCGAGCCCTCCTGCAGGAATTCTTCCTGGCCCGGCGATAAGCAATCACTTTCCGTAACCCCGGACAGGCGAGCAGGAGGGGTACCGAAGTGGATGTAACGGGCCCGACTCGAAATCGGGTTGTCCTGCGATGAGCGGGGCACGTGGGTTCGAATCCCACCCCCTCCGCCACACGATAGTTCAGAGTGAGAAGAGATATTATGTTTGGCCTGGTCCCTGAACCCTGATCCATGAACCATATGCGTGGAGAGGTGACCGAGCGGTTTAAGGTGCACGCCTGGAAAGTGTGTGTGGGGTGACACCCACCCCGGGTTCGAATCCCGGCCTCTCCGCCATAAAAACCGTCCACCGCAATCCGATGACCGACGACCAAAATTAATAAAAGGGGATTTCGGATTCATCGTTCCTGCTTTTTGCTGTCATCGGTTCTCGGTCAACGGTCATCGGTCCACGGTTGTTAAAGAGTCCTTGGCCGTGCTAGACGGGGAGCTAGCGGTGCCCTGTACCCGCAATCCGCTATAGCGGGGTTGAACTCCCACTTGAGGTCTTCGGTCTCCTGGCGATCGGTCCGGGGCTGAGGTGTTGAGGGTCGGGTCCTGCGCAAGGGGGATCCGTGAACCCCGTCAGGTCCGGAAGGAAGCAGCGGCAAGCGGTGCGCCTCCTGTGCCGCAGGGGCGCTCGGCCGGAGCTTTCGGTCCCGGGGACGGGCCGGGGTAACGGATCGACGGTGGGTGCACGGCCAGGGACACTTTCCGATGACCGATGTTTGACGTCCAAGGTCCGATGTCCAACGTCGAAGTATTATGGATCGCGATCTCCATACCATGGGCGGACAGCTCGATTTTGGACGTTGGACTTTGGACTCTGCACCCTAAACTCTGAACCATGAACGGGAGTAGTGATGTCGTATCAAGTGCTGGCCAGACGCTGGCGTCCCCAGACCTTTGGCGAGGTGGTTGGGCAGGAGCCGGTAACCCAGACCCTCAAAAATG is a window from the Candidatus Methylomirabilota bacterium genome containing:
- a CDS encoding response regulator; protein product: MDNQQDSGEFMDDRGAGQPPGKILAVDDDPEALEILVSSLEGAGFRVLTATSGEEALQTVAKDTPDLILLDLMMPGMNGHDLLRELKANKETSDTPVVVITALDQVEEKEKAKEGGADDFLGKPIARSELLIRVRTFLRVKRLRQELERTLLYLHEIEAARRGDGAAQDSTRADPTRPPLATILIIEDELLERAIYGDLLREHGYNVLTAATGAQALEVLQLKPVDIVLVDLVLPGVPGLELIERLRTTTPETPVIVVTAHPSSHNVITALKLGAFDFIVKGFKNEVMLHSVKRALEMRRLELRHQALVHDLRTKVNRLLEEQV
- the tadA gene encoding tRNA adenosine(34) deaminase TadA yields the protein MSSDNEVALDGHLPWMEIALGEARRAGGEGEVPVGAALVQDGAVLATAHNRPIALRDPTAHAEMLVLRAAGQRVGNYRFPEAILYVTLEPCVMCAGALLHARVGCLVYGAADPRGGAVESLYRILEDARLPHRVRVVGGVQAEESRALLQEFFLARR